The proteins below come from a single Serpentinimonas raichei genomic window:
- a CDS encoding BrnA antitoxin family protein encodes MKPQDSPQPWVDPDDAPELTDDFFEQGEWKIGTRPVAPEAGAAALREALSRGGPKAQSTKLALTVRYDAEVIEAFKGTGQGWQTRMNDALKDWLKTHSPA; translated from the coding sequence GTGAAACCGCAAGATTCACCCCAGCCTTGGGTTGACCCGGATGACGCACCGGAGCTGACGGATGATTTTTTCGAGCAAGGCGAGTGGAAAATTGGTACACGGCCGGTTGCACCTGAAGCGGGCGCGGCTGCTCTGCGTGAGGCGCTGTCCCGTGGCGGCCCCAAGGCGCAAAGCACCAAGCTGGCGCTGACGGTGCGCTACGACGCAGAAGTCATCGAGGCCTTCAAGGGCACCGGCCAGGGTTGGCAGACTCGGATGAATGACGCCTTGAAAGATTGGCTGAAAACACATTCGCCTGCATAG
- a CDS encoding XRE family transcriptional regulator: MNPHIGSNFDDFLADEAVLDETTAVAIKRVVAWQIAHEMKAQHLSKTALAAKMHTSRAALNRLLDETDTSLTLTTLTSAAKALGKNLRIELA, encoded by the coding sequence ATGAACCCACACATCGGCAGCAATTTTGATGACTTCCTAGCCGACGAAGCGGTGCTCGATGAAACCACCGCCGTGGCGATCAAGCGCGTCGTTGCTTGGCAGATTGCCCATGAAATGAAAGCACAGCACTTGAGCAAAACCGCGCTGGCCGCGAAAATGCACACCAGCCGTGCGGCGCTGAACCGACTTCTAGACGAAACCGACACCAGCCTGACGCTGACCACCCTCACCAGTGCCGCCAAAGCGCTGGGCAAGAATCTGCGCATCGAACTGGCGTGA
- a CDS encoding type II toxin-antitoxin system RelE/ParE family toxin, translated as MSTPILDVRFYASNSGSEPVREWLKSLPASERRAIGEDIKTVQLGWPLGMPLVRKLAKDLWEIRVHLKDRIARILFTLVAHTMVLLHGFIKKSQDTPVEELDLAKRRLQQLRLAS; from the coding sequence ATGAGTACACCCATCTTGGATGTTCGCTTCTACGCCTCCAACAGTGGCAGCGAACCTGTGCGCGAATGGCTCAAGTCCTTGCCTGCCAGCGAGCGCCGCGCCATTGGGGAAGACATCAAGACGGTGCAGCTCGGCTGGCCGCTGGGGATGCCCTTGGTCCGCAAATTAGCCAAAGACCTCTGGGAGATTCGTGTTCACCTCAAGGATCGGATTGCTCGGATTTTATTTACCCTCGTCGCTCACACGATGGTCTTGCTGCACGGCTTCATCAAGAAGTCACAAGACACGCCTGTCGAAGAACTCGACCTTGCCAAGCGTCGTCTGCAACAACTCAGGTTAGCCTCATGA
- a CDS encoding AbrB/MazE/SpoVT family DNA-binding domain-containing protein: MALQLIKKWGNSPAIRLPAAVMQAAHLRLEQAVDIRVENGRVVIDAAAPSYKLDDLLAGITAQNRHGEQDFGMPQGRELL; this comes from the coding sequence ATGGCACTGCAGCTAATCAAAAAATGGGGCAACAGCCCGGCCATACGCTTGCCCGCAGCGGTGATGCAGGCCGCACACCTGAGGCTTGAGCAAGCAGTGGACATTCGCGTCGAGAACGGTCGCGTCGTCATTGATGCCGCAGCGCCGTCCTACAAGCTGGACGATCTGCTGGCAGGGATCACGGCCCAAAATCGGCACGGTGAGCAGGACTTCGGGATGCCGCAGGGCCGGGAGTTGCTCTGA
- the mazF gene encoding endoribonuclease MazF: MATYVPDEGDIVWLSFTPQSGHEQAGRRPAVVLSAKAYNQRSGLLVCVPITNQIKGYPFEVALGGDGATGAALADQVKSLDWESRQAERKGRATPPELAEIKAKIKALLKLT; encoded by the coding sequence ATGGCGACGTACGTGCCGGATGAGGGCGACATCGTCTGGTTGAGTTTTACGCCGCAAAGCGGACACGAGCAAGCCGGTAGGCGACCGGCTGTGGTTCTGAGCGCCAAGGCCTACAACCAGCGCTCGGGCTTGCTGGTCTGCGTCCCGATCACCAACCAGATCAAGGGCTATCCCTTTGAAGTGGCGCTCGGTGGCGACGGTGCCACCGGGGCCGCCCTGGCTGATCAGGTCAAGAGCCTGGACTGGGAATCCCGCCAAGCCGAACGCAAGGGGCGGGCCACACCCCCAGAGCTCGCCGAGATCAAGGCCAAGATCAAGGCCTTGCTCAAGCTTACCTGA